A genomic region of Campylobacter concisus contains the following coding sequences:
- a CDS encoding M15 family metallopeptidase — translation MTLGEHQEAFMKDVEKLLNYLHSNGYSVRGGELERTQAQQEIYYNSGKSKTMNSNHLKRCAIDLHIFKNNVWLQSKLELQDIGNYWESLNTLNRWGGNFKSFIDVPHFERNC, via the coding sequence ATGACACTTGGCGAACATCAAGAAGCTTTTATGAAAGATGTTGAAAAACTTTTAAATTATCTTCATTCTAATGGATACTCTGTAAGGGGTGGCGAATTAGAAAGGACACAAGCCCAGCAAGAAATTTATTATAATAGTGGTAAAAGTAAAACTATGAATTCTAATCACTTAAAAAGATGTGCGATAGATTTACATATATTTAAAAATAACGTCTGGTTACAATCAAAGCTAGAATTACAAGATATTGGCAATTATTGGGAGAGCTTAAATACTCTTAATCGTTGGGGCGGTAATTTCAAAAGCTTTATTGATGTTCCCCATTTTGAAAGAAATTGTTAA